The following are encoded together in the Pseudodesulfovibrio indicus genome:
- a CDS encoding ABC transporter substrate-binding protein encodes MNRARVRRLAAVVFALALLCAVPWAGAQEEKAYILGMSAAFTGPSDGLGVELYRGSMAYFNRLNEKGGINGKPVVIRILDDGYQPGPAIDNTIEFLRDEDPLCLYSYVGTPTVTRILPLLKGYAGRRKLLFFPFTGAEPQREPPYDEFVFNLRPSYRQELHVLVDRFLKLNRKRLAVFYQADAYGRSGWDGAHRALAAKGLSLVGEATYLRGAKFDGSMRPQVEIIMRSKPDAVLSIGSYAACAAFIRDARDMGLDVPIANVSFVGSTWLLGLLNTAGLSSGRDYTANLINTQVVPSYEDLSLPAVREYRELMDCCPPPPPSYAAKAYVPLHYSFTGFEGFLNAKAMARVLEAYDENPGLGLKAAAESLRRVDIGIDVPLHFGPDRHQGLDRVYFTTVSDGKIVPIDEGQWQEWQQ; translated from the coding sequence ATGAACCGAGCCAGGGTGCGGCGGCTCGCGGCGGTCGTTTTCGCGCTGGCCCTGTTGTGCGCCGTTCCGTGGGCCGGGGCGCAGGAGGAAAAAGCCTATATTCTCGGCATGTCCGCCGCCTTCACCGGCCCGAGCGACGGCCTGGGCGTGGAGCTGTACCGGGGTTCCATGGCCTACTTCAACCGGCTGAACGAGAAGGGCGGCATCAACGGCAAGCCCGTGGTCATCCGCATCCTGGATGACGGCTACCAGCCCGGCCCGGCCATCGACAACACCATCGAATTTCTCAGGGACGAAGATCCGCTGTGCCTGTACAGCTATGTGGGCACCCCCACCGTGACCCGCATCCTGCCCCTGCTCAAGGGATACGCGGGCCGGCGCAAGCTTCTCTTCTTCCCCTTCACCGGGGCCGAGCCGCAGCGCGAGCCGCCCTATGACGAGTTCGTCTTCAACCTGCGCCCCTCCTACCGCCAGGAGCTGCACGTGCTCGTGGACCGGTTCCTGAAGCTCAACCGCAAGCGGCTGGCGGTCTTCTACCAGGCCGACGCCTACGGGCGAAGCGGATGGGACGGCGCGCACCGAGCCCTGGCCGCCAAGGGGCTCTCCCTGGTGGGCGAGGCCACCTACCTGCGCGGCGCCAAGTTCGACGGGTCCATGCGCCCCCAGGTGGAGATCATCATGCGCTCCAAGCCGGACGCGGTGCTCTCCATCGGGTCCTACGCGGCCTGCGCGGCCTTCATTCGCGATGCCCGCGACATGGGGCTCGACGTCCCCATCGCCAACGTCTCGTTCGTGGGCAGCACATGGCTGCTCGGCCTGCTCAACACGGCGGGGCTGTCGTCCGGCCGGGACTACACCGCGAACCTGATCAACACCCAGGTGGTCCCGTCCTACGAAGACCTCTCCCTGCCCGCGGTGCGCGAGTACCGCGAGCTGATGGACTGCTGCCCGCCGCCGCCCCCGTCCTACGCGGCCAAGGCGTACGTTCCTCTGCACTACAGCTTCACCGGTTTCGAGGGGTTCCTCAACGCCAAGGCCATGGCCCGGGTCCTCGAAGCCTATGACGAGAATCCCGGCCTGGGGCTGAAGGCGGCGGCGGAATCCCTGCGCCGGGTGGACATCGGCATCGACGTTCCCCTGCACTTCGGCCCGGACCGGCACCAGGGGCTGGACCGCGTCTATTTCACCACTGTCAGCGACGGCAAGATCGTGCCCATAGACGAGGGCCAGTGGCAGGAATGGCAGCAATGA